A genome region from Arthrobacter agilis includes the following:
- a CDS encoding cupin domain-containing protein: MDHRTTSPAAATAAPARTIRKEELALPGSRTRRFDGEAFGSAVSYFAVDNDPGDTVSLHRHPYTETWVVIEGHVRFTLGTAALDGAAGDTVVAPAGVWHGFTNDGDGPLRMMCIHASPRIIQEWKDDAGHA, encoded by the coding sequence ATGGACCACCGGACCACGAGCCCGGCCGCCGCCACTGCCGCGCCGGCACGCACCATCAGGAAGGAGGAACTCGCGCTGCCGGGCAGCAGGACGCGCCGGTTCGACGGCGAGGCGTTCGGTTCCGCCGTGTCCTACTTCGCGGTGGACAACGACCCCGGCGACACCGTCTCCCTGCACCGGCACCCGTACACCGAGACGTGGGTGGTGATCGAGGGACATGTCCGGTTCACGCTCGGCACGGCGGCGCTCGATGGCGCGGCGGGTGACACCGTCGTGGCGCCCGCCGGCGTGTGGCACGGCTTCACGAACGACGGCGACGGCCCGCTGCGGATGATGTGCATCCACGCGTCGCCGCGCATCATCCAGGAATGGAAGGACGACGCCGGGCACGCGTAG
- a CDS encoding arsenate reductase ArsC → MTAPSSTPGTPKAVPVAGRPSVLFVCVHNAGRSQMAAAYLEHLSEGRIEVLSAGSQPADRVNPAAVEAMAEEGIDITAGTPTLLTPDAVEASDVVVTMGCGDECPYFPGKRYEDWVLEDPAGKGVDAVRPIRDGIRVRVQQLITELLPAGGATGA, encoded by the coding sequence ATGACCGCACCGTCCAGCACGCCGGGTACCCCGAAGGCCGTGCCGGTGGCAGGAAGGCCGTCGGTCCTGTTCGTCTGCGTGCACAACGCCGGCCGCTCCCAGATGGCCGCGGCATACCTGGAGCACCTGTCCGAGGGCCGCATCGAGGTGCTGTCCGCGGGGTCGCAGCCCGCCGACAGGGTCAACCCTGCAGCCGTCGAGGCCATGGCCGAGGAGGGCATCGACATCACGGCCGGGACCCCGACGCTCCTCACACCCGACGCCGTGGAGGCGTCCGACGTCGTCGTGACCATGGGCTGCGGGGACGAATGCCCGTACTTCCCGGGGAAGCGCTACGAGGACTGGGTGCTGGAGGACCCGGCCGGCAAGGGTGTCGACGCCGTACGGCCCATCCGCGACGGGATCCGGGTCCGTGTCCAGCAGCTCATCACCGAGCTGCTGCCTGCAGGCGGTGCCACCGGCGCGTAG
- a CDS encoding PadR family transcriptional regulator translates to MANDEDLIAGHLQELRRGTVVLACLTRLRTPDYGYALLESLDGLGIQVDANTLYPLLRRLEKQGLLTSEWNTAESRPRKFYRTSPAGDDLAATLTADWDRLTTSLHRLAEGEVP, encoded by the coding sequence ATGGCAAACGATGAGGACCTGATTGCCGGGCACCTGCAGGAACTGCGGCGCGGGACGGTCGTCCTCGCATGCCTCACCCGGCTGCGCACCCCCGACTACGGGTACGCGCTCCTCGAGTCACTCGACGGCCTGGGCATCCAGGTCGACGCGAACACGCTCTACCCCCTCCTGCGGCGCCTCGAGAAACAGGGGCTGCTGACGAGTGAGTGGAACACTGCCGAATCCCGTCCGCGGAAGTTCTACCGGACGAGCCCGGCCGGCGACGACCTCGCCGCCACCCTCACGGCCGACTGGGACCGGCTGACAACCTCGCTCCATCGCCTCGCCGAAGGGGAAGTGCCATGA